In Pasteurella multocida subsp. multocida OH4807, a genomic segment contains:
- a CDS encoding excinuclease ABC subunit B (COG0556 Helicase subunit of the DNA excision repair complex): MAHKINTKPFILHSDFQPSGDQPQAIQQLIDGLENGLAHQTLLGVTGSGKTFTIANVIAKLNRPAMLLAPNKTLAAQLYAEMKAFFPENAVEYFVSYYDYYQPEAYVPSSDTFIEKDASINDQIEQMRLSATKSFLERRDTIVVASVSAIYGLGDPDSYLKMMLHLQTGAIINQRQILAQLAELQYTRNDQAFQRGTFRVRGEIIDIFPAESDDRAIRIELFDDEIERLTLFDPLTGSGFGTVPRYTIYPKTHYVTPRERILDAIEKIKAELTERKQFLLEHNKLLEEQRITQRTQFDIEMMNELGYCSGIENYSRYLSGRQEGEPPPTLFDYMPADALLIIDESHVTVPQIGGMYRGDRSRKETLVEYGFRLPSALDNRPLRFEEFERLAPQTIYVSATPGPYELEKSGGEIVDQVVRPTGLLDPEIEIRPVAIQVDDLLSEARQRADQNERVLVTTLTKKMAEDLTDYLAEHGIRVRYLHSDIDTVERVEIIRDLRLGEFDVLVGINLLREGLDIPEVSLVAILDADKEGFLRSERSLIQTIGRAARNLKGKAILYADRVTNSMEKAIGETHRRREKQMKYNEAHGITPQALNKKVGEMLDIGQGAANKAKANRTSKKVSESTALYQMPQTPKEYQQQIKKLEQQMYKYAQDLEFEKAAAVRDQLHQLREHFFEV; encoded by the coding sequence ATGGCACATAAAATTAACACGAAACCTTTTATTCTTCACTCTGATTTTCAGCCCTCAGGTGATCAACCCCAAGCGATTCAACAATTGATTGATGGGTTAGAAAATGGTCTTGCGCACCAAACCTTACTTGGTGTAACAGGTTCAGGGAAAACCTTTACGATTGCGAATGTGATTGCCAAATTAAACCGACCTGCAATGTTGCTTGCCCCGAATAAAACATTGGCAGCCCAGCTTTATGCAGAAATGAAAGCGTTTTTTCCAGAAAATGCCGTGGAGTACTTCGTTTCTTATTACGATTATTACCAGCCTGAAGCTTATGTACCAAGTAGCGACACCTTTATTGAAAAAGATGCCTCAATTAATGACCAAATTGAACAAATGCGTTTATCAGCAACGAAGTCATTTTTAGAGCGTCGCGACACCATCGTTGTGGCGTCGGTTTCTGCTATTTACGGTTTAGGGGATCCTGATTCATACCTAAAAATGATGCTGCATTTACAAACGGGCGCCATCATTAACCAACGCCAAATTCTTGCGCAATTAGCCGAATTGCAATACACCCGTAATGATCAGGCATTTCAACGTGGTACGTTCCGTGTACGTGGTGAAATCATTGATATTTTCCCTGCAGAATCAGATGATCGTGCGATTCGTATCGAATTGTTTGATGATGAAATTGAACGCTTAACCCTGTTTGATCCGCTCACTGGAAGCGGTTTTGGTACAGTGCCGCGTTATACCATTTACCCCAAAACACACTATGTCACACCACGTGAACGAATTTTAGATGCTATTGAGAAAATTAAAGCGGAATTAACCGAGCGTAAGCAATTCTTATTAGAACATAATAAATTGCTTGAGGAACAGCGGATTACTCAACGGACACAATTTGATATTGAAATGATGAATGAATTGGGGTATTGCTCAGGGATTGAAAACTACTCACGTTATTTATCTGGACGCCAAGAGGGTGAACCGCCACCGACGCTGTTTGATTATATGCCAGCAGATGCATTATTGATTATTGACGAATCGCACGTCACCGTACCGCAAATCGGCGGAATGTACCGAGGCGACCGTTCGCGTAAAGAAACCCTTGTTGAATACGGCTTTCGTTTACCTTCTGCCTTGGATAACCGTCCACTACGTTTTGAAGAATTTGAGCGTTTAGCCCCACAAACGATCTATGTTTCTGCGACGCCAGGACCTTATGAATTAGAAAAATCAGGGGGGGAAATTGTCGATCAAGTCGTGCGTCCAACGGGCTTGTTGGATCCTGAAATTGAAATTCGTCCCGTTGCGATTCAAGTGGATGATTTATTATCGGAAGCGCGTCAAAGAGCGGACCAAAATGAGCGCGTTTTGGTCACAACACTCACGAAAAAAATGGCGGAAGATTTAACCGACTATCTGGCAGAACATGGCATTCGAGTACGTTATTTGCACTCCGATATTGACACAGTGGAACGGGTAGAAATTATTCGCGATCTGCGTTTAGGCGAATTTGATGTCCTGGTCGGGATCAACTTATTAAGAGAGGGGCTTGATATTCCCGAAGTATCCTTAGTTGCCATTTTAGATGCAGACAAAGAAGGGTTTTTACGTTCGGAACGTTCATTAATTCAAACTATAGGACGTGCGGCGCGTAACTTAAAAGGAAAAGCGATTTTGTATGCAGATCGCGTGACGAACTCCATGGAAAAAGCCATTGGCGAAACGCATCGCCGCCGTGAAAAACAAATGAAATATAACGAAGCGCACGGTATTACGCCACAAGCACTGAATAAAAAAGTGGGTGAGATGCTGGATATTGGGCAAGGGGCAGCGAATAAAGCGAAAGCCAATCGGACAAGTAAAAAAGTCAGCGAATCTACCGCACTTTATCAAATGCCACAAACACCAAAAGAATATCAACAACAAATTAAAAAGCTTGAACAGCAAATGTATAAATACGCGCAGGATCTGGAATTTGAAAAAGCCGCGGCAGTACGTGATCAATTACATCAACTGCGTGAGCATTTTTTTGAAGTGTAA
- a CDS encoding hypothetical protein (COG0457 FOG: TPR repeat), with amino-acid sequence MDDKLSQRFLAVAGPAIELAKQKKVKAALLMLEKMDIDITAERDLYHLIQIQKAALLELLEKEKPVKMSRHFEHVVEIYRSIPNENKTVYRSAQMQLANLFINLKKFDDLEQLYADFSRQTSLDAEDKLFLSSVLLSLHKVEASLTLLDSIKQRDGATLFATAKTNAALILKQLKRYQDCIATCSLVSAEDDMNMYAKTQLIWAEALYRLGRREESFQVYNRLKPFHQPFYSEARWQLFIKFPVKAIRQNVLEFFGKA; translated from the coding sequence ATGGATGACAAATTAAGCCAACGATTTTTAGCGGTTGCGGGTCCCGCAATCGAATTAGCCAAACAAAAAAAAGTGAAAGCGGCGCTCTTAATGTTAGAGAAGATGGATATTGATATCACCGCCGAACGCGATTTGTATCATTTGATTCAAATACAAAAAGCCGCGTTATTAGAACTGTTAGAAAAAGAAAAACCAGTAAAAATGTCACGACATTTTGAACATGTGGTTGAGATTTATCGCAGTATTCCGAATGAAAATAAAACCGTATACCGTTCTGCACAAATGCAACTTGCTAATTTATTCATTAATTTGAAAAAATTTGATGATTTGGAACAGTTATATGCAGACTTTTCTCGCCAAACCAGTTTAGATGCGGAGGATAAACTTTTTTTAAGCTCTGTATTGCTGAGTTTACATAAAGTAGAGGCATCGCTGACATTGCTGGATTCGATTAAACAACGAGATGGTGCGACTTTGTTCGCGACGGCGAAAACCAATGCTGCGCTCATCTTAAAACAGCTAAAACGCTATCAAGATTGTATTGCAACTTGTTCTCTTGTTTCTGCTGAAGATGACATGAATATGTATGCCAAAACACAGCTAATTTGGGCAGAGGCATTATATCGCTTAGGGCGTCGAGAGGAGTCTTTTCAAGTCTATAATCGACTAAAACCGTTTCATCAACCCTTTTATTCCGAAGCGAGATGGCAACTGTTTATTAAATTCCCCGTAAAAGCCATTCGACAGAATGTCTTGGAATTTTTTGGTAAAGCCTAG
- a CDS encoding protein TadG (COG4961 Flp pilus assembly protein TadG), with amino-acid sequence MKKNDLIYHYYSVIKRFYRNQHGVYTVMTALLTFPLLVAIAFAVDGTGILLDKARLAQATEQAALMLVAENNKYRKNQEHGDVKNQTVSAEDIAKHGGSSLKAQQDKRNLEMIHGMVKVYLRSEEQSLPNGIKPSDQPVTIPTPFSYLCEQDISAKTEIQSPTKTVTCVVNGDIHRQFWLPLSEQLVKPQTVGHRLPISSGMSMAVKENGLTAPIDLMLVSDFSKSMLWEVGKPERDKKGNELPQGVYPNRKIDILRAVVKDISEVLLPKEEVEGISPYNRMGFTTFAAGARQRGNTEKCVLPYSLKKGIQSLEVKEIVLDREDEPQYFHSIYSNVIQNQHDCGGNYSYGHIISNDSCSIKTEPTNLLKVALDIGDWDTVNRIFNEFLDVQKTVEHINSFDGKEQKYDIEFKDERFCLGGNQGKATTQAWFDRKNSSSNSNIHSELNKIEPKGGTAATSGLIVGANIMMDKNKEQDAQPSQLKSNTQRILLVLSDGGDNQPSKTTLTRLFKGGLCNTIKNQIDSLQDKQFPTLPTRIAFVAFGYKPTQEQSDAWKACVGNHYYQVENREQLLKSFQQIISLDEEVGRATNAKKKSSLKKAK; translated from the coding sequence ATGAAAAAAAATGACTTAATTTATCACTATTATTCTGTGATAAAACGATTTTATCGAAATCAACATGGTGTTTATACGGTGATGACCGCATTGCTCACTTTTCCGTTATTAGTCGCCATTGCTTTTGCTGTAGATGGCACGGGGATTTTGTTAGATAAAGCACGTCTAGCACAAGCAACCGAACAAGCCGCACTGATGCTGGTCGCTGAGAATAATAAATATCGGAAAAATCAGGAACATGGGGATGTGAAAAATCAAACTGTTTCAGCAGAAGATATTGCTAAACATGGGGGATCATCACTCAAAGCTCAACAAGATAAACGCAATTTAGAAATGATTCATGGTATGGTCAAAGTGTATTTGCGTTCTGAGGAGCAATCTTTACCTAACGGGATTAAACCAAGTGATCAACCTGTCACTATTCCGACACCTTTTAGTTATCTGTGCGAACAAGATATTAGTGCGAAAACGGAGATTCAAAGCCCAACGAAAACAGTAACCTGTGTCGTGAATGGGGATATTCACCGTCAATTTTGGTTGCCATTGAGCGAACAGTTAGTGAAACCACAGACGGTTGGTCACCGTTTACCGATTTCATCGGGGATGTCCATGGCAGTGAAAGAAAATGGATTAACTGCGCCGATAGATTTGATGTTAGTGTCTGATTTTTCAAAGTCTATGCTTTGGGAGGTGGGGAAACCAGAAAGAGATAAAAAGGGAAATGAATTACCTCAAGGTGTGTATCCAAATCGTAAAATAGATATTTTACGCGCTGTAGTTAAAGACATTTCTGAAGTCCTTTTACCAAAAGAGGAAGTAGAAGGAATTAGTCCATATAATCGTATGGGATTTACGACTTTTGCTGCAGGTGCTAGACAAAGAGGTAATACAGAAAAATGTGTATTACCTTACTCTTTAAAAAAAGGGATTCAAAGTTTGGAAGTGAAAGAAATTGTTTTAGATAGAGAAGATGAACCACAGTATTTTCACTCTATATACTCTAATGTTATACAAAATCAGCATGATTGTGGAGGAAACTATTCTTATGGTCATATTATTTCAAATGACTCCTGTTCAATTAAAACTGAACCTACAAACTTACTTAAAGTAGCTTTGGATATTGGTGACTGGGATACGGTTAATCGTATTTTTAATGAATTTCTTGATGTTCAGAAGACTGTAGAGCATATTAATTCCTTTGATGGAAAGGAGCAAAAGTATGATATTGAGTTTAAAGATGAACGTTTTTGCTTAGGGGGGAATCAAGGAAAGGCAACGACTCAAGCATGGTTTGATAGAAAAAATTCTAGCTCTAATTCCAATATTCATTCTGAATTGAATAAAATTGAACCTAAAGGAGGAACAGCAGCGACTTCAGGTTTAATTGTTGGTGCCAATATCATGATGGACAAGAATAAAGAACAAGATGCCCAGCCTAGTCAATTAAAAAGCAATACCCAGCGTATTCTGTTAGTGTTATCTGATGGTGGGGATAACCAACCCTCAAAAACAACTCTCACTAGACTTTTTAAAGGTGGTTTGTGTAATACAATTAAAAACCAAATTGATTCATTACAAGATAAACAGTTTCCTACATTACCAACCCGTATCGCCTTTGTTGCCTTTGGTTATAAACCAACACAAGAACAATCAGATGCTTGGAAAGCATGTGTAGGTAATCATTATTATCAAGTTGAAAATAGAGAACAATTATTGAAAAGTTTCCAACAAATCATCAGCTTAGATGAAGAAGTGGGACGGGCAACAAATGCAAAAAAGAAAAGTAGCTTAAAAAAAGCTAAATAG
- a CDS encoding PhoR protein (COG0642 Signal transduction histidine kinase), which yields MKRTFSSKYLAIELILAVAVASLFSYFAQSFSFWFIIALICLLVFHHYNEFKLLKMLTPEEVPTKKKTLLLENISQTTAYYKSKNRREKIKALRLLSKLNKNIQYLPDAILICDQSGTISWCNHASQEMFLFYWNKKVTNKSIFSVIFYNEFKHYFYQTVRKRPLVLLTNENRYIEMNIHQDDNQSRVIIARDVTQMIRLLHSRQTFLSNINHELRTPLTVLQGYLELLEAEPNQSALTQKALHAMQEQSKRMANLLHQLNLLAKIENASNTEHDIINMSRLILNLKENATFLNHYDHQIHFEITPDIYVRGDESQLQSAVSNLIYNAIKHAGQHCQINIRWQYCEQGAEFSVQDNGIGIAQHHLYHLTERFYRVDESRSNQTGGNGLGLAIVKHALEHHHSQLQIESEEQKGSRFSFILPSHLLAKRPNQ from the coding sequence ATGAAAAGAACCTTTTCCAGTAAATACCTCGCCATCGAATTAATCCTTGCTGTTGCGGTGGCAAGTCTGTTTTCTTATTTTGCCCAATCCTTTTCATTTTGGTTCATTATCGCCTTGATTTGCTTACTCGTGTTTCATCATTACAACGAGTTTAAGTTACTCAAAATGCTCACTCCCGAAGAAGTGCCAACTAAAAAGAAAACCCTTTTGTTAGAAAACATTTCTCAAACGACCGCCTATTACAAAAGTAAAAACCGTCGGGAAAAAATCAAAGCACTACGCTTACTCTCAAAGTTAAATAAAAATATTCAATATTTACCTGATGCGATTTTAATTTGTGACCAATCGGGCACGATTTCTTGGTGTAATCATGCTTCACAAGAAATGTTTTTGTTTTACTGGAATAAAAAAGTCACCAATAAAAGTATCTTTAGTGTGATCTTTTACAATGAATTTAAACATTATTTTTATCAAACGGTACGCAAACGCCCCTTAGTCTTATTAACCAATGAAAATCGTTATATTGAAATGAATATTCATCAAGATGACAATCAATCCCGTGTCATCATTGCGCGAGATGTCACACAGATGATCCGCTTATTACATTCTCGTCAAACGTTTTTATCCAATATTAACCATGAATTACGTACGCCACTTACTGTATTACAAGGTTATCTAGAGCTACTTGAAGCGGAGCCCAATCAAAGTGCGCTGACTCAAAAAGCACTACATGCGATGCAAGAACAAAGCAAACGGATGGCAAACTTATTGCACCAACTCAACTTACTGGCAAAAATTGAAAATGCCTCGAATACAGAACATGACATCATCAATATGTCACGTTTAATTCTAAATCTAAAAGAAAACGCCACGTTTTTAAATCACTACGATCATCAAATCCATTTTGAAATTACCCCTGATATTTATGTCCGAGGCGATGAAAGTCAGCTACAAAGTGCGGTATCCAATTTAATTTACAATGCGATAAAACACGCAGGACAACACTGCCAAATCAACATTCGTTGGCAATACTGTGAGCAAGGCGCAGAGTTCAGTGTACAAGACAATGGCATCGGGATCGCCCAACACCATTTATATCATTTAACGGAGCGTTTTTACCGTGTCGATGAGTCGCGCAGTAACCAAACAGGCGGAAACGGCTTGGGTCTGGCAATCGTCAAACATGCTCTTGAACATCACCATTCCCAATTGCAAATTGAAAGTGAAGAACAAAAAGGTAGCCGTTTTTCTTTTATTCTACCAAGCCATCTGTTAGCTAAACGTCCTAACCAATAG
- a CDS encoding phosphate regulon transcriptional regulatory protein PhoB (COG0745 Response regulators consisting of a CheY-like receiver domain and a winged-helix DNA-binding domain) yields the protein MTKILVVEDESAIREMIVLFLTQQGYEMIEASDYQSAIKKLAEKPHLILLDWMLPGRSGIQLIQFLKRNEETSTIPIIMLTARSEEEDCITCLNTGADDYITKPFSPKILLARIEAVIRRVYEQSSHLIEIDGLSLDQDALRVCYNKQPITLSSTEFKLLKFFMTHPEKVYTREQLLDFIWGNDIYVEDRTVDSYIRRLRKSLEHYGFDRYIQTVRGAGYRFSSQLQDDSK from the coding sequence ATGACAAAAATATTAGTTGTTGAAGATGAAAGCGCGATTCGAGAAATGATCGTTTTATTCTTGACCCAGCAAGGTTACGAGATGATTGAAGCATCAGACTATCAAAGTGCGATCAAAAAACTCGCTGAAAAACCGCACTTGATTTTATTAGATTGGATGCTACCTGGACGTTCTGGCATCCAGTTAATTCAATTTCTCAAGAGAAACGAAGAAACTAGCACCATTCCCATCATCATGCTGACCGCGCGTAGCGAAGAAGAAGACTGTATTACATGCCTAAATACTGGGGCTGACGATTATATTACTAAACCTTTTTCACCGAAAATATTGCTCGCTCGCATTGAAGCCGTAATTCGTCGCGTATACGAACAAAGCAGCCACCTGATCGAAATTGATGGGCTTAGTTTAGATCAAGATGCGCTAAGAGTCTGTTACAACAAACAACCTATCACTTTAAGCTCCACCGAGTTCAAATTACTCAAATTTTTCATGACTCACCCCGAAAAAGTCTACACCAGAGAGCAGCTACTGGATTTCATCTGGGGAAATGATATTTATGTGGAAGATCGAACGGTTGACAGCTATATCCGCCGCTTACGCAAAAGCCTCGAACACTATGGTTTCGATCGCTACATTCAAACTGTTCGTGGAGCGGGGTACCGTTTTTCGAGTCAACTACAGGATGACAGCAAATGA
- a CDS encoding histidine ABC transporter ATP-binding protein (COG4175 ABC-type proline/glycine betaine transport system, ATPase component) — MTQIIFKNINKIYGKACHQALSLLKDNASNAEIFQATGCQIGLRNINLQIHGNGIFCIIGLSGSGKSTLVRHINRLIEPSSGEVWVCDTNVTALNPHALRQFRQQRVSMVFQHFGLLPHLTVRQNVAYALKVRGIAEKARQQQADYWLNEVGLAGYENAYPAQLSGGMRQRVGLARALTADTDIVLMDEAFSALDPLIRIKLQDLVLDLQQRLNKCIVFITHDIDEAIKMGNQIAILNEGELVQVGTPQQLRYHPANDYVAEFMQTAKCNYIG, encoded by the coding sequence ATGACACAAATTATATTTAAAAATATCAACAAAATTTATGGTAAAGCCTGTCACCAAGCACTCAGTCTCCTCAAAGACAATGCGTCAAATGCAGAGATCTTTCAAGCAACAGGCTGCCAAATTGGATTACGCAATATCAATTTACAAATTCACGGCAACGGGATCTTTTGTATCATTGGTTTATCTGGCTCAGGGAAATCCACACTCGTGCGCCATATTAACCGTCTTATTGAACCGAGTTCAGGCGAAGTCTGGGTATGTGACACTAACGTCACGGCGTTAAATCCACACGCATTACGCCAATTCCGTCAACAACGTGTGAGTATGGTATTTCAACATTTTGGCTTATTACCTCACTTAACTGTGAGACAAAATGTAGCTTATGCGTTAAAAGTAAGAGGCATAGCAGAAAAAGCGCGGCAACAACAAGCAGACTACTGGTTAAACGAAGTCGGATTAGCGGGATACGAAAACGCCTATCCTGCCCAACTTTCAGGCGGTATGCGTCAACGCGTAGGATTAGCAAGAGCATTAACCGCAGATACCGATATTGTTCTCATGGACGAAGCCTTTTCTGCGCTTGATCCACTGATTCGGATCAAATTACAGGACTTAGTCTTAGACTTACAGCAACGATTAAATAAATGTATTGTATTTATCACGCATGACATTGATGAAGCAATCAAAATGGGCAACCAAATTGCCATTTTAAATGAAGGAGAGTTAGTTCAAGTCGGCACACCACAGCAATTACGTTACCACCCAGCGAATGACTATGTGGCAGAATTTATGCAAACCGCGAAATGTAACTACATAGGCTAA
- a CDS encoding glycine betaine ABC transporter substrate-binding protein (COG2113 ABC-type proline/glycine betaine transport systems, periplasmic components) has product MNSLKCLGIAFFLLFSGTLYACDTDKPIKLGALDWESGQFSTALLALILREGYGCQTEIVPGATHALETALVQDDIQIIAEQWVGRSPIIEQGQREGKVQIIGDTLKGGATQGWYIPRYVKEQYPELDQVQDLAQFAHLFSDPEQPHKARFLNCPTGWTCEIFNTHLLNATGLSQQFNNVHPGTGAALDAEITSAYTQQKPILFYYWQPTGLMAKYEFSPIHFPAYQATCWERLLRPTNNTAPCISGFPHSQLAMSVSSHFATHHPDLVALINQIQLEPQTLNQAILEMTENKRRGSEQARLFLQHSPQIWQPWLSAKAREKLQQYLQQSTVSDSAFFAAWSIAEKLNRTLVNTVQDYGSHFRQVSQFSLDYVLIPVEKTLESIPTWIMLLLVALLAWHATRQVWFALLCGAGFYLIGAFGLWIPLMQTLALLIVSAFFIILLGIPIGILMASNKRLHQVLQPVLDVIQTMPSFVYLIPVLMLFGIGKVPALFATVVYAIAPLIRLTALGIRQVSPQMIEAAQSFGSTRWQLLLWVLLPQAKASILAGINQAVMMSLGMVVLASMIGAKGLGEYVLQAIQTLNIGQGVEAGTAIVILAIIIDRITQAYGRGQQYESEHK; this is encoded by the coding sequence ATGAACAGCTTAAAATGCTTAGGTATCGCGTTTTTTTTACTCTTTAGTGGCACGCTTTATGCCTGCGATACCGACAAGCCAATCAAGTTAGGCGCATTAGATTGGGAAAGTGGACAATTTTCTACCGCACTTTTGGCTCTAATCTTACGTGAAGGTTATGGATGCCAAACAGAAATCGTACCCGGTGCAACCCATGCCTTAGAAACAGCATTAGTACAAGATGACATTCAAATTATCGCAGAACAATGGGTTGGGCGCTCCCCGATTATTGAACAGGGACAACGTGAAGGGAAAGTACAAATTATCGGTGACACACTCAAAGGTGGGGCAACACAAGGTTGGTATATTCCACGTTACGTAAAAGAACAATACCCAGAATTAGATCAGGTACAGGATCTCGCGCAATTTGCTCACCTTTTTTCTGATCCCGAACAACCTCACAAAGCGCGTTTCCTGAATTGTCCAACGGGCTGGACTTGTGAAATATTTAATACACATCTCTTAAACGCGACTGGACTCAGCCAACAATTCAACAATGTGCATCCCGGCACAGGAGCCGCACTGGACGCTGAAATAACCTCAGCATATACACAACAAAAACCAATTCTTTTTTATTATTGGCAGCCGACGGGATTGATGGCAAAGTATGAATTTTCCCCGATTCATTTTCCTGCTTATCAAGCGACATGCTGGGAGCGTCTATTGCGCCCCACGAATAACACCGCACCTTGCATAAGCGGCTTTCCTCACTCTCAACTTGCCATGTCCGTTTCGAGCCATTTCGCGACACATCATCCTGATTTAGTGGCGTTAATAAACCAGATCCAATTGGAACCCCAGACGTTAAATCAAGCAATATTAGAGATGACGGAAAATAAACGCCGTGGTTCAGAACAAGCCCGCCTTTTCTTACAACATTCACCACAAATATGGCAACCGTGGCTTTCAGCCAAAGCACGTGAAAAATTACAACAATACTTACAGCAAAGTACCGTATCAGACAGCGCATTTTTTGCTGCCTGGTCCATTGCAGAAAAACTGAACCGCACGTTAGTCAATACCGTCCAAGACTATGGCAGCCATTTCCGCCAAGTGAGCCAATTTTCCCTGGACTATGTATTAATTCCAGTGGAAAAAACACTTGAATCAATCCCCACTTGGATCATGTTATTACTTGTTGCGCTCCTTGCCTGGCACGCGACTCGTCAAGTTTGGTTTGCGCTACTCTGCGGCGCAGGCTTCTATTTAATTGGTGCATTTGGACTTTGGATCCCGTTAATGCAAACCTTAGCCCTGCTCATTGTTTCTGCTTTTTTCATTATTCTACTTGGTATCCCAATTGGCATCCTTATGGCATCAAACAAAAGGCTCCACCAAGTATTACAACCTGTCTTAGATGTAATCCAAACCATGCCAAGTTTTGTGTACCTAATCCCTGTACTTATGCTATTTGGTATCGGCAAAGTGCCTGCGTTATTCGCGACAGTTGTATATGCGATTGCACCCCTGATCCGCTTAACTGCGCTCGGCATCCGCCAAGTCAGCCCACAAATGATCGAAGCCGCACAATCATTCGGAAGTACACGTTGGCAATTATTACTCTGGGTACTGCTACCACAAGCCAAAGCCAGTATTCTCGCAGGCATCAATCAGGCAGTGATGATGTCTTTAGGAATGGTCGTTCTCGCCTCAATGATTGGCGCAAAGGGATTAGGTGAATACGTGCTACAAGCTATCCAAACACTCAATATTGGACAAGGTGTAGAAGCAGGCACCGCCATTGTGATCTTAGCCATTATCATCGACCGCATTACGCAAGCCTACGGACGTGGGCAACAGTACGAGAGTGAACATAAATGA
- the pstB gene encoding phosphate transporter ATP-binding protein (COG1117 ABC-type phosphate transport system, ATPase component), with amino-acid sequence MAHQIVKLEDTKLEINQLNFYYNEFHALKNINMRIAKNKVTAFIGPSGCGKSTLLRSFNRIFELYPNQHATGEIKLDGENLLTSPMDISLIRAKVGMVFQKPTPFPMSIYDNVAFGIRLFEKLSKSELNDRVEWALTKAALWNEVKGKLHQSGDSLSGGQQQRLCIARGIAIKPEVLLLDEPCSALDPISTAKIEELISELKHDYTVAMVTHNMQQAARCSDYTAFMYLGELIEFDETQKIFDKPQIQRTEDYIKGRMG; translated from the coding sequence ATGGCTCATCAGATTGTTAAACTAGAAGACACAAAATTAGAAATTAATCAGCTTAACTTTTACTACAATGAATTTCATGCGTTAAAAAATATCAATATGCGCATTGCCAAAAACAAAGTGACCGCGTTTATTGGTCCATCTGGTTGTGGTAAATCCACTTTACTGCGTTCATTTAACCGCATTTTTGAGCTCTATCCGAATCAACATGCGACTGGTGAAATTAAATTAGATGGCGAAAACTTGTTAACGTCCCCAATGGACATTTCCTTAATCCGTGCCAAAGTGGGCATGGTGTTCCAAAAACCGACACCTTTTCCAATGTCAATTTATGACAACGTAGCATTTGGCATCCGTTTATTTGAGAAATTAAGCAAATCAGAACTCAATGACCGCGTAGAATGGGCACTCACCAAAGCAGCGCTTTGGAATGAAGTAAAAGGCAAGCTCCACCAAAGTGGTGATAGTCTTTCTGGCGGACAACAACAACGTTTATGTATTGCTCGAGGGATAGCCATCAAACCTGAAGTCCTGTTACTTGATGAACCCTGTTCAGCATTAGACCCTATTTCCACAGCAAAGATCGAAGAGTTGATTTCCGAATTAAAACATGATTATACCGTTGCCATGGTCACACATAATATGCAACAAGCTGCTCGTTGTTCTGACTACACTGCGTTTATGTATTTAGGCGAATTAATTGAATTTGATGAGACGCAAAAAATCTTTGATAAACCACAAATTCAGCGTACTGAAGATTACATCAAAGGACGAATGGGCTAA